From Rhodamnia argentea isolate NSW1041297 chromosome 10, ASM2092103v1, whole genome shotgun sequence, a single genomic window includes:
- the LOC115726678 gene encoding D-lactate dehydrogenase [cytochrome], mitochondrial isoform X1, translating into MAFNSWLSRLRASSSRAILDVFRGRARSQRRHSSPAQGALAATAAVSGGSDDRRFWLWSSALVPLAVAASAGSLALRSSPEPSLCGAPVVDAGYGVFSSMCVSVGVKVGGKGSTAYLVKGSHKEVPQELIDELVAICGENVTMDYDERSFHGTPQNSFHKAVNIPDVVVFPRSEEEVSKIVKSCNEHKVPIVPYGGATSIEGHTLSPNGGVCIDMTLMKRVKALHVEDMDVVVEPGIGWMELNEYLEPYGLFFPLDPGPGATIGGMCATRCSGSLALLACRYGTMRDNVISLKVVLANGDVVKTASRARKSAAGYDLTRLIIGSEGTLGVITEVTLRLQKLPQHSVVAMCNFPSVKDAADVAIAAMHSGIQVSRVELLDEVQMKAVNLANGKNLPEQPTLMFEFIGTEAYSLEQTTMVQKIVSEHNGSDFVFAKDPEAKKELWKIRKEALWACFAMEPTSEAMITDVCVPLSHLAKLIARSKQALDASRLTCTVVAHAGDGNFHTVILFDPSKDDQRLEAQRLNHLMVHTALSMEGTCTGEHGVGTGKMKYLEEELGMEALRAMKKIKQAVDPNNIMNPGKLIPPHVCF; encoded by the exons ATGGCCTTCAATTCCTGGCTCAGCCGCTTGCGCGCCTCTTCTTCCAGGGCCATCCTCGACGTTTTCCGCGGCCGCGCGCGTTCCCAGCGCCGTCATTCCTCTCCGGCGCAGGGGGCGCTCGCGGCTACCGCTGCCGTGTCTGGCGGAAGCGACGACCGTCGGTTCTGGCTGTGGTCGAGCGCCTTGGTCCCGCTCGCGGTGGCCGCATCGGCCGGATCGCTCGCTCTTCGGTCTTCTCCGGAGCCGTCTCTCTGCGGAGCTCCCGTTGTGGATGCTGGGTACGGAGTTTTCTCCTCGATGTGCGTTTCGGT AGGTGTCAAGGTCGGGGGCAAAGGCAGCACGGCATATCTGGTGAAAGGCTCTCACAAGGAGGTTCCACAAGAGCTCATTGATGAACTTGTGGCTATCTGTGGG GAAAACGTGACAATGGATTATGATGAGAGGTCTTTCCATGGAACGCCCCAAAACAGTTTTCACAAAGCAGTGAATATTCCTGATGTGGTTGTCTTTCCCAG GTCCGAGGAGGAAGTCTCTAAGATAGTCAAATCTTGCAACGAACACAAG GTACCCATTGTGCCATATGGTGGAGCTACATCAATTGAAGGTCACACATTATCTCCCAATGGAGGTGTTTGCATTGATATGACACTGATGAAA agggTCAAAGCATTGCATGTTGAGGACATGGATGTGGTTGTTGAGCCTGGCATTGGTTGGATGGAGCTTAATGAGTATTTGGAACCTTATGGCTTATTCTTTCCTCTTGATCCAG GTCCTGGCGCTACTATTGGCGGTATGTGTGCTACTCGTTGCTCGGGTTCTCTGGCT TTGTTAGCATGTAGGTATGGAACTATGCGCGACAATGTTATCAGCCTTAAG GTAGTTCTGGCCAATGGAGATGTAGTAAAGACTGCCTCTAGGGCTCGAAAGAGTGCTGCAGG GTATGATTTGACCCGCCTGATCATTGGAAGTGAAGGAACTTTGGGTGTGATAACAGAAGTTACCCTACGACTTCAGAAACTTCCACAGCATTCAGTG GTTGCAATGTGCAACTTTCCCTCGGTGAAAGATGCAGCAGACGTTGCTATTGCCGCTATGCACTCGGGTATACAG GTATCAAGGGTTGAGTTGTTGGATGAGGTCCAAATGAAGGCTGTTAATCTTGCTAATGGAAAGAATTTGCCTGAACAACCTACATTGATGTTTGAATTTATTGGCACAG AGGCTTATTCACTCGAGCAAACAACTATGGTTCAGAAGATTGTTTCAGAGCACAATGGCTCGGACTTTGTTTTTGCAAAGGATCCTGAAGCCAAGAAGGAACTTTGGAAG ATAAGAAAGGAAGCTCTATGGGCTTGCTTTGCTATGGAACCCACTTCCGAGGCTATGATTACG GATGTTTGCGTTCCTTTGTCACACCTTGCCAAACTAATAGCAAGGTCCAAACAAGCGCTGGATGCATCACGACTCACGTG CACTGTAGTTGCTCATGCCGGTGATGGGAACTTCCATACGGTTATTTTGTTTGACCCTAGTAAAGATGATCAGCGGCTGGAAGCACAGAGATTGAACCATCTCATGGTCCACACAGCCTTGTCAATGGAAG
- the LOC115726678 gene encoding D-lactate dehydrogenase [cytochrome], mitochondrial isoform X2 has translation MAFNSWLSRLRASSSRAILDVFRGRARSQRRHSSPAQGALAATAAVSGGSDDRRFWLWSSALVPLAVAASAGSLALRSSPEPSLCGAPVVDAGYGVFSSMCVSVGVKVGGKGSTAYLVKGSHKEVPQELIDELVAICGENVTMDYDERSFHGTPQNSFHKAVNIPDVVVFPRSEEEVSKIVKSCNEHKVPIVPYGGATSIEGHTLSPNGGVCIDMTLMKRVKALHVEDMDVVVEPGIGWMELNEYLEPYGLFFPLDPGPGATIGGMCATRCSGSLAVRYGTMRDNVISLKVVLANGDVVKTASRARKSAAGYDLTRLIIGSEGTLGVITEVTLRLQKLPQHSVVAMCNFPSVKDAADVAIAAMHSGIQVSRVELLDEVQMKAVNLANGKNLPEQPTLMFEFIGTEAYSLEQTTMVQKIVSEHNGSDFVFAKDPEAKKELWKIRKEALWACFAMEPTSEAMITDVCVPLSHLAKLIARSKQALDASRLTCTVVAHAGDGNFHTVILFDPSKDDQRLEAQRLNHLMVHTALSMEGTCTGEHGVGTGKMKYLEEELGMEALRAMKKIKQAVDPNNIMNPGKLIPPHVCF, from the exons ATGGCCTTCAATTCCTGGCTCAGCCGCTTGCGCGCCTCTTCTTCCAGGGCCATCCTCGACGTTTTCCGCGGCCGCGCGCGTTCCCAGCGCCGTCATTCCTCTCCGGCGCAGGGGGCGCTCGCGGCTACCGCTGCCGTGTCTGGCGGAAGCGACGACCGTCGGTTCTGGCTGTGGTCGAGCGCCTTGGTCCCGCTCGCGGTGGCCGCATCGGCCGGATCGCTCGCTCTTCGGTCTTCTCCGGAGCCGTCTCTCTGCGGAGCTCCCGTTGTGGATGCTGGGTACGGAGTTTTCTCCTCGATGTGCGTTTCGGT AGGTGTCAAGGTCGGGGGCAAAGGCAGCACGGCATATCTGGTGAAAGGCTCTCACAAGGAGGTTCCACAAGAGCTCATTGATGAACTTGTGGCTATCTGTGGG GAAAACGTGACAATGGATTATGATGAGAGGTCTTTCCATGGAACGCCCCAAAACAGTTTTCACAAAGCAGTGAATATTCCTGATGTGGTTGTCTTTCCCAG GTCCGAGGAGGAAGTCTCTAAGATAGTCAAATCTTGCAACGAACACAAG GTACCCATTGTGCCATATGGTGGAGCTACATCAATTGAAGGTCACACATTATCTCCCAATGGAGGTGTTTGCATTGATATGACACTGATGAAA agggTCAAAGCATTGCATGTTGAGGACATGGATGTGGTTGTTGAGCCTGGCATTGGTTGGATGGAGCTTAATGAGTATTTGGAACCTTATGGCTTATTCTTTCCTCTTGATCCAG GTCCTGGCGCTACTATTGGCGGTATGTGTGCTACTCGTTGCTCGGGTTCTCTGGCTGTAAG GTATGGAACTATGCGCGACAATGTTATCAGCCTTAAG GTAGTTCTGGCCAATGGAGATGTAGTAAAGACTGCCTCTAGGGCTCGAAAGAGTGCTGCAGG GTATGATTTGACCCGCCTGATCATTGGAAGTGAAGGAACTTTGGGTGTGATAACAGAAGTTACCCTACGACTTCAGAAACTTCCACAGCATTCAGTG GTTGCAATGTGCAACTTTCCCTCGGTGAAAGATGCAGCAGACGTTGCTATTGCCGCTATGCACTCGGGTATACAG GTATCAAGGGTTGAGTTGTTGGATGAGGTCCAAATGAAGGCTGTTAATCTTGCTAATGGAAAGAATTTGCCTGAACAACCTACATTGATGTTTGAATTTATTGGCACAG AGGCTTATTCACTCGAGCAAACAACTATGGTTCAGAAGATTGTTTCAGAGCACAATGGCTCGGACTTTGTTTTTGCAAAGGATCCTGAAGCCAAGAAGGAACTTTGGAAG ATAAGAAAGGAAGCTCTATGGGCTTGCTTTGCTATGGAACCCACTTCCGAGGCTATGATTACG GATGTTTGCGTTCCTTTGTCACACCTTGCCAAACTAATAGCAAGGTCCAAACAAGCGCTGGATGCATCACGACTCACGTG CACTGTAGTTGCTCATGCCGGTGATGGGAACTTCCATACGGTTATTTTGTTTGACCCTAGTAAAGATGATCAGCGGCTGGAAGCACAGAGATTGAACCATCTCATGGTCCACACAGCCTTGTCAATGGAAG
- the LOC115726678 gene encoding D-lactate dehydrogenase [cytochrome], mitochondrial isoform X4, translating to MAFNSWLSRLRASSSRAILDVFRGRARSQRRHSSPAQGALAATAAVSGGSDDRRFWLWSSALVPLAVAASAGSLALRSSPEPSLCGAPVVDAGGVKVGGKGSTAYLVKGSHKEVPQELIDELVAICGENVTMDYDERSFHGTPQNSFHKAVNIPDVVVFPRSEEEVSKIVKSCNEHKVPIVPYGGATSIEGHTLSPNGGVCIDMTLMKRVKALHVEDMDVVVEPGIGWMELNEYLEPYGLFFPLDPGPGATIGGMCATRCSGSLAVRYGTMRDNVISLKVVLANGDVVKTASRARKSAAGYDLTRLIIGSEGTLGVITEVTLRLQKLPQHSVVAMCNFPSVKDAADVAIAAMHSGIQVSRVELLDEVQMKAVNLANGKNLPEQPTLMFEFIGTEAYSLEQTTMVQKIVSEHNGSDFVFAKDPEAKKELWKIRKEALWACFAMEPTSEAMITDVCVPLSHLAKLIARSKQALDASRLTCTVVAHAGDGNFHTVILFDPSKDDQRLEAQRLNHLMVHTALSMEGTCTGEHGVGTGKMKYLEEELGMEALRAMKKIKQAVDPNNIMNPGKLIPPHVCF from the exons ATGGCCTTCAATTCCTGGCTCAGCCGCTTGCGCGCCTCTTCTTCCAGGGCCATCCTCGACGTTTTCCGCGGCCGCGCGCGTTCCCAGCGCCGTCATTCCTCTCCGGCGCAGGGGGCGCTCGCGGCTACCGCTGCCGTGTCTGGCGGAAGCGACGACCGTCGGTTCTGGCTGTGGTCGAGCGCCTTGGTCCCGCTCGCGGTGGCCGCATCGGCCGGATCGCTCGCTCTTCGGTCTTCTCCGGAGCCGTCTCTCTGCGGAGCTCCCGTTGTGGATGCTGG AGGTGTCAAGGTCGGGGGCAAAGGCAGCACGGCATATCTGGTGAAAGGCTCTCACAAGGAGGTTCCACAAGAGCTCATTGATGAACTTGTGGCTATCTGTGGG GAAAACGTGACAATGGATTATGATGAGAGGTCTTTCCATGGAACGCCCCAAAACAGTTTTCACAAAGCAGTGAATATTCCTGATGTGGTTGTCTTTCCCAG GTCCGAGGAGGAAGTCTCTAAGATAGTCAAATCTTGCAACGAACACAAG GTACCCATTGTGCCATATGGTGGAGCTACATCAATTGAAGGTCACACATTATCTCCCAATGGAGGTGTTTGCATTGATATGACACTGATGAAA agggTCAAAGCATTGCATGTTGAGGACATGGATGTGGTTGTTGAGCCTGGCATTGGTTGGATGGAGCTTAATGAGTATTTGGAACCTTATGGCTTATTCTTTCCTCTTGATCCAG GTCCTGGCGCTACTATTGGCGGTATGTGTGCTACTCGTTGCTCGGGTTCTCTGGCTGTAAG GTATGGAACTATGCGCGACAATGTTATCAGCCTTAAG GTAGTTCTGGCCAATGGAGATGTAGTAAAGACTGCCTCTAGGGCTCGAAAGAGTGCTGCAGG GTATGATTTGACCCGCCTGATCATTGGAAGTGAAGGAACTTTGGGTGTGATAACAGAAGTTACCCTACGACTTCAGAAACTTCCACAGCATTCAGTG GTTGCAATGTGCAACTTTCCCTCGGTGAAAGATGCAGCAGACGTTGCTATTGCCGCTATGCACTCGGGTATACAG GTATCAAGGGTTGAGTTGTTGGATGAGGTCCAAATGAAGGCTGTTAATCTTGCTAATGGAAAGAATTTGCCTGAACAACCTACATTGATGTTTGAATTTATTGGCACAG AGGCTTATTCACTCGAGCAAACAACTATGGTTCAGAAGATTGTTTCAGAGCACAATGGCTCGGACTTTGTTTTTGCAAAGGATCCTGAAGCCAAGAAGGAACTTTGGAAG ATAAGAAAGGAAGCTCTATGGGCTTGCTTTGCTATGGAACCCACTTCCGAGGCTATGATTACG GATGTTTGCGTTCCTTTGTCACACCTTGCCAAACTAATAGCAAGGTCCAAACAAGCGCTGGATGCATCACGACTCACGTG CACTGTAGTTGCTCATGCCGGTGATGGGAACTTCCATACGGTTATTTTGTTTGACCCTAGTAAAGATGATCAGCGGCTGGAAGCACAGAGATTGAACCATCTCATGGTCCACACAGCCTTGTCAATGGAAG
- the LOC115726678 gene encoding D-lactate dehydrogenase [cytochrome], mitochondrial isoform X3 has protein sequence MAFNSWLSRLRASSSRAILDVFRGRARSQRRHSSPAQGALAATAAVSGGSDDRRFWLWSSALVPLAVAASAGSLALRSSPEPSLCGAPVVDAGGVKVGGKGSTAYLVKGSHKEVPQELIDELVAICGENVTMDYDERSFHGTPQNSFHKAVNIPDVVVFPRSEEEVSKIVKSCNEHKVPIVPYGGATSIEGHTLSPNGGVCIDMTLMKRVKALHVEDMDVVVEPGIGWMELNEYLEPYGLFFPLDPGPGATIGGMCATRCSGSLALLACRYGTMRDNVISLKVVLANGDVVKTASRARKSAAGYDLTRLIIGSEGTLGVITEVTLRLQKLPQHSVVAMCNFPSVKDAADVAIAAMHSGIQVSRVELLDEVQMKAVNLANGKNLPEQPTLMFEFIGTEAYSLEQTTMVQKIVSEHNGSDFVFAKDPEAKKELWKIRKEALWACFAMEPTSEAMITDVCVPLSHLAKLIARSKQALDASRLTCTVVAHAGDGNFHTVILFDPSKDDQRLEAQRLNHLMVHTALSMEGTCTGEHGVGTGKMKYLEEELGMEALRAMKKIKQAVDPNNIMNPGKLIPPHVCF, from the exons ATGGCCTTCAATTCCTGGCTCAGCCGCTTGCGCGCCTCTTCTTCCAGGGCCATCCTCGACGTTTTCCGCGGCCGCGCGCGTTCCCAGCGCCGTCATTCCTCTCCGGCGCAGGGGGCGCTCGCGGCTACCGCTGCCGTGTCTGGCGGAAGCGACGACCGTCGGTTCTGGCTGTGGTCGAGCGCCTTGGTCCCGCTCGCGGTGGCCGCATCGGCCGGATCGCTCGCTCTTCGGTCTTCTCCGGAGCCGTCTCTCTGCGGAGCTCCCGTTGTGGATGCTGG AGGTGTCAAGGTCGGGGGCAAAGGCAGCACGGCATATCTGGTGAAAGGCTCTCACAAGGAGGTTCCACAAGAGCTCATTGATGAACTTGTGGCTATCTGTGGG GAAAACGTGACAATGGATTATGATGAGAGGTCTTTCCATGGAACGCCCCAAAACAGTTTTCACAAAGCAGTGAATATTCCTGATGTGGTTGTCTTTCCCAG GTCCGAGGAGGAAGTCTCTAAGATAGTCAAATCTTGCAACGAACACAAG GTACCCATTGTGCCATATGGTGGAGCTACATCAATTGAAGGTCACACATTATCTCCCAATGGAGGTGTTTGCATTGATATGACACTGATGAAA agggTCAAAGCATTGCATGTTGAGGACATGGATGTGGTTGTTGAGCCTGGCATTGGTTGGATGGAGCTTAATGAGTATTTGGAACCTTATGGCTTATTCTTTCCTCTTGATCCAG GTCCTGGCGCTACTATTGGCGGTATGTGTGCTACTCGTTGCTCGGGTTCTCTGGCT TTGTTAGCATGTAGGTATGGAACTATGCGCGACAATGTTATCAGCCTTAAG GTAGTTCTGGCCAATGGAGATGTAGTAAAGACTGCCTCTAGGGCTCGAAAGAGTGCTGCAGG GTATGATTTGACCCGCCTGATCATTGGAAGTGAAGGAACTTTGGGTGTGATAACAGAAGTTACCCTACGACTTCAGAAACTTCCACAGCATTCAGTG GTTGCAATGTGCAACTTTCCCTCGGTGAAAGATGCAGCAGACGTTGCTATTGCCGCTATGCACTCGGGTATACAG GTATCAAGGGTTGAGTTGTTGGATGAGGTCCAAATGAAGGCTGTTAATCTTGCTAATGGAAAGAATTTGCCTGAACAACCTACATTGATGTTTGAATTTATTGGCACAG AGGCTTATTCACTCGAGCAAACAACTATGGTTCAGAAGATTGTTTCAGAGCACAATGGCTCGGACTTTGTTTTTGCAAAGGATCCTGAAGCCAAGAAGGAACTTTGGAAG ATAAGAAAGGAAGCTCTATGGGCTTGCTTTGCTATGGAACCCACTTCCGAGGCTATGATTACG GATGTTTGCGTTCCTTTGTCACACCTTGCCAAACTAATAGCAAGGTCCAAACAAGCGCTGGATGCATCACGACTCACGTG CACTGTAGTTGCTCATGCCGGTGATGGGAACTTCCATACGGTTATTTTGTTTGACCCTAGTAAAGATGATCAGCGGCTGGAAGCACAGAGATTGAACCATCTCATGGTCCACACAGCCTTGTCAATGGAAG